In Gemmatimonadales bacterium, the following proteins share a genomic window:
- a CDS encoding response regulator transcription factor — translation MSGETVRVLVADDHAIVRTGIRHVLEGEPGFAVVAEAATGTEALALALELRPDVAVLDISMPGQSGLEVTAELLHHCPDTRVLILSMHDNTEYVLESVRAGAHGYLLKDTAATELRGAVRAVYQGESYFSPPIASRLSAVVRGDLPESATPARLLAQLTARERQVLIGVTRGLTNKEIAAELGISHRTVETHRESLMRKLMLRSVAELTRFALETGVIGG, via the coding sequence ATGAGCGGGGAAACGGTGCGGGTGCTAGTGGCGGACGATCACGCCATCGTCAGGACCGGCATACGCCACGTGCTGGAAGGCGAGCCGGGATTCGCCGTCGTGGCCGAGGCCGCTACCGGGACTGAAGCCCTGGCCCTGGCTCTGGAGCTCCGGCCCGATGTGGCCGTCCTGGATATCTCGATGCCGGGGCAATCCGGACTGGAGGTCACGGCCGAGCTGCTGCATCACTGTCCGGATACCCGGGTGCTCATCCTGAGCATGCACGACAACACGGAATACGTGCTGGAGAGCGTGCGGGCCGGGGCCCATGGCTATCTGCTGAAAGACACCGCGGCCACCGAGCTGCGCGGGGCGGTGCGGGCGGTGTACCAGGGCGAATCCTATTTCAGCCCGCCCATAGCGAGCCGGCTGAGCGCGGTGGTGCGAGGGGATCTTCCGGAGTCTGCCACCCCTGCCAGACTGCTGGCGCAGCTCACCGCCCGGGAACGCCAGGTGCTGATCGGGGTCACCCGGGGGCTCACGAATAAGGAGATCGCGGCGGAGCTGGGCATCAGTCACCGGACCGTGGAGACGCACCGGGAGAGCTTGATGCGCAAGTTGATGCTCAGGAGCGTGGCCGAGCTGACCCGCTTCGCCCTGGAGACTGGGGTGATCGGCGGGTAG
- the hemH gene encoding ferrochelatase produces MSTVKTGIVMMNLGGPANLDQVEPFLLELFADREIIQLPFQRWLGPYIARRRTPKVKGLYASIGGGSPILRYTQAQGRGMVERLDRLSPETAPHAFYVAFRYVHPKSDDALRAMAADGVQRAVAFTQYPQWSCSTTGSSLNELWRATERTGLRDRFEWSLIDRWPVHPGFIAAMTETVREGLEQFEGADRDKVLLLFSAHSLPLAVIDRGDSYPQEVGASVQRVVELLGAPNPYLLAYQSDVGPVRWLGPRTEQVIRRLGARGQKHVLVIPIAFTSDHIETLSELDREYGEVAHHSGITHYKRAPALNDRPAFLDALADIVREHLSSGQPYTTQYTTRCAGCVNPQCRHMLNPVSSMSVVASERG; encoded by the coding sequence ATGAGCACAGTGAAGACCGGCATCGTGATGATGAACCTCGGCGGCCCCGCCAACCTCGATCAGGTGGAGCCGTTCCTCCTCGAGCTGTTTGCCGACCGCGAGATCATCCAGCTCCCCTTCCAGCGTTGGCTCGGCCCCTATATCGCCCGCCGCCGCACCCCCAAGGTCAAGGGCCTGTACGCCAGCATCGGCGGCGGCTCACCCATCCTACGCTATACCCAGGCGCAGGGGCGGGGCATGGTGGAACGGCTGGATCGGCTCTCGCCGGAGACCGCTCCGCACGCCTTCTACGTGGCCTTCCGGTACGTTCATCCGAAGAGCGACGACGCACTCCGGGCCATGGCGGCCGACGGGGTGCAGCGGGCCGTGGCGTTCACTCAATATCCCCAGTGGTCCTGCAGCACCACCGGCTCCAGCCTCAACGAGCTCTGGCGCGCAACGGAGCGGACTGGCCTGCGCGACCGGTTCGAGTGGAGCCTCATCGACCGCTGGCCGGTGCATCCCGGCTTCATCGCCGCGATGACCGAGACGGTGCGGGAAGGGCTGGAGCAATTCGAGGGGGCGGACCGGGACAAGGTGCTGCTGCTCTTCAGTGCCCACTCGCTGCCGCTCGCCGTGATCGACCGGGGCGACTCGTATCCCCAGGAGGTCGGGGCCAGCGTGCAGCGGGTGGTCGAGTTGCTGGGCGCTCCCAATCCGTACCTGCTGGCCTATCAGTCGGACGTTGGTCCGGTGCGCTGGCTGGGACCCCGGACCGAGCAGGTTATCCGCCGATTGGGGGCGCGGGGCCAGAAGCATGTGCTGGTCATTCCCATCGCGTTCACCAGCGATCACATCGAGACCCTCTCCGAGCTCGACCGGGAGTACGGGGAAGTCGCGCACCACTCGGGCATCACCCACTACAAGCGGGCCCCGGCCCTGAACGACCGCCCTGCATTCCTGGACGCTCTGGCCGACATCGTCCGCGAGCACCTGTCGTCCGGCCAGCCCTATACCACCCAATACACGACACGTTGCGCCGGCTGCGTCAATCCGCAATGCCGGCACATGCTGAATCCGGTGAGCTCGATGTCGGTGGTGGCCAGCGAGAGGGGCTGA
- the hemA gene encoding glutamyl-tRNA reductase, whose product MRIVPPGRGMYASRVPSDLSFHVIGVSHHTTPVGVRERFASSPAEVRALLECEHTVDRSALLLSTCNRCELYWSGDQDSESWFREFARERGVTEEHALIRLDGLDAVHHLFTVAAGLDSQILGETEILGQVRGAYDAARAAGTTTREMDAIFSAALSTGRRVRSETLLGRHPASVSSAAVDLAAADRMTGLARCRAVVLGAGEAAEGVLRSLHQHKVERTSLVNRNPDRASVLAAAWRAEARPWGALDELLRDADLLIVATGSSRPVIAARQLAQAVAGREREPLIVMDLAVPRNVEPAARAVPGVRLYDLDDLQRLCCPAAGTASAALAEAQRVVTEEIARLAQSLRGRAAAPRLAELHRLGAQMAEQEAAWALAQLAVLSDRERQVVREMADRLVRRVLYPASRSLREDG is encoded by the coding sequence ATGCGGATTGTCCCCCCCGGACGCGGGATGTACGCTTCTCGTGTGCCATCGGACCTCTCGTTCCATGTCATTGGCGTAAGCCACCATACGACTCCGGTCGGGGTCCGTGAGCGGTTCGCGTCCTCGCCGGCCGAAGTGCGCGCGTTGCTGGAGTGCGAACATACGGTTGACCGCAGCGCCCTTCTTCTCTCCACCTGCAATCGATGCGAGCTGTATTGGAGTGGCGACCAGGATTCGGAATCCTGGTTTCGCGAATTCGCTCGCGAGCGGGGCGTGACCGAGGAGCACGCGCTCATCCGGCTCGACGGTCTGGACGCGGTACACCACCTGTTCACCGTCGCCGCTGGACTCGATTCTCAGATCCTGGGCGAGACCGAGATTCTGGGCCAGGTGCGGGGCGCATACGACGCCGCGCGGGCCGCCGGCACCACCACGAGAGAGATGGATGCCATCTTCTCGGCGGCCCTCTCGACCGGGCGCCGGGTGAGGAGCGAGACGCTTCTCGGGCGGCATCCAGCCTCGGTCAGCTCCGCCGCGGTGGACCTGGCGGCCGCGGACCGGATGACTGGCCTGGCGCGCTGCCGGGCGGTGGTGCTTGGGGCGGGTGAGGCGGCGGAAGGTGTTTTGCGGTCGCTCCACCAGCACAAGGTGGAGCGGACCAGCCTGGTGAATCGCAACCCCGACCGGGCAAGCGTGCTAGCCGCCGCGTGGCGAGCCGAGGCCAGGCCGTGGGGTGCCTTGGACGAGCTGCTCCGGGATGCCGACCTTCTGATCGTCGCCACCGGGTCTTCACGCCCGGTGATCGCCGCCCGGCAGCTGGCCCAAGCGGTGGCGGGGCGCGAGCGAGAGCCTCTGATCGTGATGGACCTGGCGGTTCCCCGCAACGTCGAGCCCGCCGCCCGCGCGGTGCCGGGGGTGCGGCTCTACGATCTGGACGATCTGCAGCGGCTCTGCTGCCCCGCCGCCGGAACAGCCTCGGCCGCCCTGGCCGAAGCCCAGCGGGTCGTGACCGAGGAGATCGCACGCCTGGCACAGAGCCTTCGCGGCCGCGCCGCGGCTCCACGGCTGGCGGAGCTGCATCGCCTCGGCGCGCAGATGGCGGAGCAGGAAGCGGCGTGGGCCCTGGCCCAACTGGCCGTGCTCTCGGATCGGGAGCGTCAGGTAGTGCGGGAGATGGCCGACCGGCTGGTGCGGCGGGTACTCTATCCCGCCAGCCGATCCCTTCGGGAGGATGGCTGA
- a CDS encoding Hsp20/alpha crystallin family protein: MAISRYRDNPQSMFGLQRLNRLLDEAFTGFPFAEPSAAITSAWFAPTDVSEDSESLQITMELPGVRPEDVKLSLENNMLTIRGEKRQHADDQAERIHRYERSYGAFERTFALPNTVDPEKISATYEHGILTVRIPKSERAKPREIPVSSAVGNQAAQVSSGPSVQTRASKKSGERDPEEEGSAGRTGQR, translated from the coding sequence ATGGCAATCAGCAGGTACCGGGATAATCCCCAGAGCATGTTCGGCCTTCAGCGGCTGAACCGTCTCCTCGACGAGGCGTTTACCGGCTTCCCGTTCGCCGAGCCCAGCGCGGCGATCACCTCGGCCTGGTTCGCGCCGACCGACGTCAGCGAGGACTCCGAGAGTCTCCAGATTACCATGGAGCTGCCGGGTGTCCGGCCCGAGGACGTGAAGTTGTCCTTGGAGAACAACATGCTGACTATCCGGGGGGAGAAGCGGCAGCATGCGGATGACCAGGCGGAGCGGATTCACCGCTACGAGCGCAGCTATGGGGCGTTCGAGCGCACCTTCGCCCTGCCGAACACCGTCGATCCCGAGAAGATCTCGGCCACGTACGAGCACGGCATCCTGACCGTCAGGATCCCGAAAAGCGAACGGGCCAAGCCGCGGGAGATTCCGGTCAGCTCGGCTGTCGGTAATCAGGCAGCTCAGGTGAGCTCGGGGCCGTCGGTCCAGACCCGGGCGTCAAAGAAGAGCGGCGAGCGGGATCCTGAAGAGGAGGGCTCTGCCGGCAGAACAGGGCAGCGCTGA
- a CDS encoding serine/threonine-protein kinase: MTTRRCPRCQATYAAPARFCVRDGSPLVEAAPESGVTTTGRQRAASLPPPLTPEELDRYATLTGKVLDDRYQVERRLGEGGMSYVYRASELGTGRAVALKILLPRLSRDPGAVERLRREATIATRFEHPNVCPILRLGETADRMLYLVMPYLEGEPLSEHETRRGAFPLAEGIPLLVQVCHGLQHAHEMQIVHRDLKPENVMLVPDSTAADTGGFRSVVMDFGLAKERRAGPEVARLTATGIVLGTPEFMSPEQIRGKPLDGRSDVYALGILAFELFTGQLPFAGKTAQETMIARLKGAPLRLRELRRDLPTKLETVIERTLTLDPAGRHQSMTELAFALEGVLSTGMFARLFHR, encoded by the coding sequence TTGACGACCCGGCGTTGCCCCCGGTGCCAGGCGACGTACGCCGCGCCCGCCCGATTCTGCGTCAGGGACGGCTCGCCGCTGGTAGAAGCCGCACCGGAGAGCGGGGTCACGACCACTGGCCGCCAACGGGCGGCCTCCCTTCCGCCGCCGCTCACCCCCGAAGAGCTCGACCGGTACGCCACCCTGACGGGGAAGGTCCTCGACGACCGCTATCAGGTGGAGCGACGCCTCGGCGAGGGAGGAATGTCGTACGTCTACCGCGCCTCCGAGCTCGGCACCGGGCGCGCGGTGGCCCTCAAGATCCTGCTGCCCCGGTTGTCACGGGATCCGGGCGCGGTGGAGCGGCTCCGCCGGGAAGCGACGATCGCCACCCGGTTCGAGCACCCCAACGTGTGCCCCATTCTCCGGCTGGGCGAGACGGCGGATCGAATGCTCTACCTGGTGATGCCCTACCTCGAGGGCGAGCCGCTCAGCGAGCATGAGACCCGGCGCGGCGCGTTCCCGCTGGCGGAAGGGATTCCCCTGCTGGTCCAGGTCTGCCACGGACTGCAGCACGCGCACGAGATGCAGATCGTACATCGGGATCTCAAGCCTGAGAACGTCATGCTGGTCCCCGATTCCACTGCCGCCGACACCGGCGGCTTTCGATCGGTGGTCATGGATTTCGGGTTGGCCAAGGAGCGCCGGGCGGGGCCCGAAGTGGCCAGACTCACCGCCACCGGTATCGTGCTGGGCACCCCGGAGTTCATGAGTCCGGAGCAGATCCGTGGCAAGCCCCTCGATGGCCGGAGCGACGTCTACGCGCTGGGCATCCTGGCCTTCGAGCTGTTCACCGGCCAGCTCCCCTTTGCCGGCAAAACGGCGCAGGAAACCATGATCGCCCGCCTCAAGGGCGCGCCCCTCCGCCTGCGGGAGCTGCGGCGCGATCTCCCGACCAAACTCGAGACCGTCATCGAGCGAACGCTCACCCTCGATCCGGCCGGCCGCCACCAGTCGATGACCGAGCTGGCCTTCGCCCTGGAAGGCGTGCTGAGTACTGGGATGTTCGCCAGACTCTTTCATCGGTAG
- a CDS encoding diguanylate cyclase yields MSPAPKILVADDDQALSRTLSWILKENGYEVLTVPGGELLFDHLQAEAFDLLLLDIMMPKVDGLQLLQRVKADPRFKDLPVLMISSMPPEEATVRSLGLGAADFIPKPFRVRELLARVKAHLRVGRELNQARAEARSRSEMMDIMQEVTASLKPEEIYQILVRRVAHGLNISRCSIIIAGPDDETGTVVAAFENPMLHNLSVDLRRYPEIQHALATGEVVLVRDATTHPLYQDVRETWEAEGKPVQTRSAIALRFSLRQEPAGVFFLRTTTEDAPLNEQDVLFADQVIGAAVSALEKAYDLENAVMGQEQMRHLAETDPLTNCFNRRALMEKLEQEMDRAARYATMLTGMMIDIDNFKQINDTHGHLVGDRVLKQLSNLLKREQRSVDIVARYGGEEFVVLLPETTSTESRNFAERILRRVATHDFGETGRPVRVTISIGIASYPDERVTDGESLLRLADSHLYRAKSDGRNRFRD; encoded by the coding sequence ATGAGCCCCGCTCCCAAGATCCTCGTTGCCGACGACGACCAGGCCCTCTCCCGCACCCTGTCGTGGATCCTCAAGGAGAACGGCTACGAGGTGCTCACCGTCCCCGGCGGCGAGCTGCTGTTCGATCATCTGCAGGCGGAGGCGTTCGATCTGCTCCTGCTGGATATCATGATGCCCAAGGTGGACGGTCTGCAGCTGCTCCAGCGGGTCAAAGCCGACCCGAGGTTCAAGGACCTCCCGGTGCTCATGATCTCGTCCATGCCGCCGGAAGAGGCCACCGTCCGCTCGCTGGGACTCGGGGCCGCCGACTTCATCCCCAAGCCGTTCCGGGTGCGCGAGTTGCTTGCCCGGGTCAAGGCGCACCTGAGGGTCGGGCGGGAGCTCAACCAGGCCCGGGCCGAGGCGCGCTCCCGCTCGGAGATGATGGACATCATGCAGGAGGTGACTGCCTCGCTCAAACCGGAGGAGATCTACCAGATTCTGGTCCGGCGGGTGGCCCATGGGCTCAACATCTCACGCTGCTCGATCATCATCGCGGGCCCCGATGACGAGACCGGTACGGTGGTCGCGGCGTTCGAGAATCCGATGCTGCACAATCTGTCGGTGGATCTGCGGCGCTACCCCGAGATCCAGCATGCCCTCGCTACCGGCGAAGTGGTGCTGGTGCGTGATGCCACCACCCATCCGCTCTATCAGGACGTCCGGGAAACCTGGGAAGCCGAGGGCAAGCCGGTCCAGACCCGGTCGGCGATCGCGCTGCGGTTCTCGCTGCGGCAGGAGCCGGCCGGAGTTTTCTTCCTGCGCACCACCACGGAGGACGCCCCGCTCAACGAGCAGGACGTCCTCTTCGCCGACCAGGTCATCGGGGCGGCCGTGTCCGCACTGGAGAAGGCCTACGACCTGGAGAACGCGGTCATGGGCCAGGAGCAGATGCGCCACCTGGCCGAGACCGACCCGCTGACCAACTGCTTTAATCGCCGGGCGCTGATGGAGAAGCTGGAGCAGGAGATGGACCGGGCCGCGCGATACGCCACCATGCTCACGGGCATGATGATCGATATCGACAACTTCAAGCAGATCAACGACACCCACGGACACCTGGTGGGCGATCGGGTGCTCAAGCAACTGTCCAATCTGCTCAAGCGGGAGCAGCGCTCGGTCGACATCGTGGCCCGCTACGGTGGCGAGGAGTTCGTGGTGCTCCTGCCGGAGACCACGTCCACCGAGTCGCGCAACTTCGCCGAACGCATTCTCCGCCGGGTCGCGACCCACGATTTCGGCGAGACTGGCCGGCCCGTCCGGGTGACGATCAGCATCGGCATCGCCTCCTACCCGGACGAGCGGGTCACCGACGGCGAGTCACTGCTCCGCCTGGCCGACAGCCACCTCTACCGGGCCAAGTCCGACGGCCGAAACCGCTTCCGCGATTGA